In Zingiber officinale cultivar Zhangliang chromosome 8B, Zo_v1.1, whole genome shotgun sequence, a single genomic region encodes these proteins:
- the LOC122014749 gene encoding protein ETHYLENE-INSENSITIVE 3-like 1a, which produces MGGLLVEDMAYPCGSNYAQIFPSNNKKSTGFSSFLPPSVAGCMVGGEGDLVDMPPENFADAGDEESDEDIDIEELERRMWRDRIRLKRLKEQQQQQQSKGKSGQSQEHARRKKMSRAQDGILKYMLKMMEVCNAQGFVYGIIPEKGKPVSGASDNLRAWWKEKVRFDRNGPAAIDKYRAEHAVPGSADGDFNSGTAASHSLQELQDTTLGSLLSALMQHCDPPQRRFPLEKGSPPPWWPTGREQWWAQLGILNDQGPPPYKKPHDLKKAWKVSVLTAVIKHMSPDIEKIRRLVRQSKCLQDKMTAKESATWLAVVKQEEEMFMKLHPEARPPPSTGSGITGAFSFNCCGSEYDVEGVEEGNGKFVKSAPVKEETEIEFIQKRTFTAPDPGINQRIYTCENVVCPHNDVRRGFLDRNARNGHQYACKLQNTLVKNGLQVTENEPLAYPLLPDTAQNPSSIGSSHNPIDISDLGIPSEGQKSIDELMSLYENNINGIKNFNVGYLTMFEEPNGLHARNKMQYNLFEHGPGIGGDLFEEVDSLADQPRYVQESMAHFQQQLNEMPGMEYSDTMRGAIEVSLQKQGGFNWFC; this is translated from the coding sequence CTCAAACTATGCTCAAATCTTCCCCTCCAACAACAAAAAGAGCACTGGTTTCAGTAGCTTCCTTCCACCTTCGGTGGCCGGATGCATGGTGGGAGGAGAGGGAGATCTTGTCGACATGCCCCCTGAGAACTTTGCCGACGCCGGCGATGAAGAAAGCGACGAGGACATCGACATCGAGGAGCTCGAACGACGCATGTGGAGGGACCGGATAAGACTGAAGCGCTTGAAAGAacaacagcagcagcagcagagcAAAGGCAAGTCGGGCCAATCCCAAGAACACGCTCGCCGGAAGAAGATGTCCCGGGCGCAAGACGGAATCCTCAAGTACATGCTGAAGATGATGGAGGTCTGCAATGCTCAGGGCTTCGTCTACGGCATCATTCCCGAGAAGGGCAAGCCGGTGAGCGGAGCCTCTGATAATCTCAGGGCTTGGTGGAAGGAGAAGGTCAGATTCGATCGGAACGGACCAGCTGCTATCGATAAATACCGAGCAGAGCACGCCGTTCCTGGCTCTGCCGACGGAGATTTCAACTCCGGCACTGCTGCCTCTCATTCGTTGCAGGAGCTTCAAGACACAACCTTAGGCTCTCTTCTGTCGGCTCTGATGCAGCACTGCGATCCACCACAGCGGCGATTTCCACTCGAGAAAGGATCGCCGCCGCCGTGGTGGCCTACCGGGCGAGAGCAATGGTGGGCTCAATTGGGCATCCTGAACGATCAAGGACCGCCCCCATACAAGAAACCGCACGATCTTAAGAAGGCCTGGAAGGTCAGCGTCTTGACGGCGGTGATCAAGCATATGTCTCCTGACATCGAGAAGATCCGCCGGCTCGTAAGGCAGTCAAAATGCCTCCAAGACAAGATGACTGCCAAGGAGAGTGCGACCTGGCTTGCGGTCGTTAAGCAGGAAGAGGAAATGTTTATGAAGTTGCATCCAGAAGCTCGCCCGCCCCCTTCAACGGGGAGCGGTATCACCGGAGCATTCTCCTTCAACTGCTGCGGAAGTGAGTACGACGTTGAAGGTGTCGAAGAAGGCAACGGGAAGTTTGTTAAGTCTGCTCCGGTGAAGGAAGAAACCGAAATTGAGTTCATTCAGAAGAGAACTTTTACGGCACCCGATCCGGGGATTAACCAGAGGATCTATACCTGTGAAAATGTGGTTTGCCCGCACAACGACGTTCGCCGTGGATTTCTCGATAGGAATGCTAGAAACGGTCACCAGTATGCTTGCAAGCTTCAGAACACTCTTGTGAAGAACGGCCTTCAAGTGACTGAGAACGAGCCTTTGGCGTATCCTTTGCTACCGGATACCGCACAGAATCCTTCTTCGATCGGATCGAGTCACAATCCGATCGACATATCCGACTTGGGTATTCCTTCTGAGGGGCAGAAATCAATCGATGAGCTGATGAGCTTGTACGAAAACAATATCAACGGAATCAAGAACTTCAACGTCGGATATTTGACCATGTTCGAAGAACCGAATGGCCTTCATGCTAGAAACAAGATGCAATACAACTTATTCGAACACGGTCCTGGAATCGGTGGCGACCTCTTTGAAGAAGTCGATAGCTTGGCGGATCAACCGCGGTATGTTCAGGAAAGCATGGCACACTTTC